Within Malus domestica chromosome 04, GDT2T_hap1, the genomic segment CTAAATGAAATACCCATAGAAATATATACTATTAGATTATAATACTAAGGGTAAATCGTCAAAATGatccctaagatttgcataacttatcactttggtccctgagattccaaatcgataaaagtggtccctgagattgtccaccatccatcgttttggtccttccgttaagtgtcccggagctcttggccagaagttcgggcaattttcaaaacttcgtaactcaatcgtttcttaaccaaattcgacccataatatatcaaaatgaaaacccatagaaaatagcctcaaagttgactggtccgagtgaaaacttgaaaactcgccgaaactgggtaaactttaaacgttcataatttcttcaatactcaacaaaatcaagtgattcaaaaacaaaaatcatacttctcaacgagacaaagagaatggtacctttttttttatggctaactcgccgtggtttggccgtaaaatggctcaaaagtggctaactcgagactaAGACAGCCacttttgaatcacttgatttcgttgagtattgaagaagttatgaacgtttaaagtttaccctgtttccggcaagttttcaagttttcaagttttcactcggaccagtcaactttgagactATTTTTCGgcaatctccggcaaccattgggcttcaaaATAAATATAATCTTATTTtaaactttcctatcttcattttgatatattatgggtcgaatttggttaagaaacgattgagttacgaagttttgaaaattgcccaaacttccagccaagagctctggacacttaatggagtttttaacggaatgatcaaaatgatggatggtgaacaatctcagggaccacttttatcgatttggaatctcagggaccaaaatgatgagttatgcaaatctcaaggactatTTTGACGATTTACCCTAATACTAATAACAGTTTGGAAATACAAAATAACAAGATTATGTGGTCGAACATGATATACAAGTTTTAATCGAGCCCTGGTACAATATCATCGTGTCTTGTGTCTCGTGTCATGTAAGTACTTTTTGACACATGTCTAATTGGACCAAACACTTTACTTTTCACGCTGGACATAACTGGCAAAATATCCCCTCCAAAATTCACACGCTTCTCGTTTGCACTTTCACTATCTTCGCATTCTCACAACCTAACCTTCTTTGGCACACTTCTCACGCGCTATACGATTCCCAATTCTCCAATGGCCACCAACACAAAGAAGCCCAACGACACCAGCACTGCCCTAGAAACCCCTAAGAAAACCCTAGGCACCTCTCCGGTCCCACCCATCTCCACAAATTTTGGATCGACCCGAAAATCCGCCCAGTGGCACTCCCTCCGATCTACCTCCGTCGTCCGAGGTTAACTCCAAAGAAAACGGGTCCAAGGCCGACTCTGAGGATACCAAGACTGGCTCTGCCGCCGGTGACGCGGCTGCTCCGGTTACCGCCATTGAGAAGAAGATGCGCCGTGCCGAGCGGTTTGGGATATCCGTGCAGCTCTCAGAAGAAGAGAAACGCAACTCTCGTGCTGAGAGGTAATTGGGATTAGGGTtttctagggttagggtttttttttttggctttctGGTAAGAAGAGTAGGAAATAGATTTATGGAAACCGAATGCACCCATTGTTCTAACATTCACAAACAGGGCACTTATGAGCAGAATATTAGttcttaataattaaaaaaatattatgaatttttaattgaaggaTAATGATACTTGAATTGATGATATGAGATTTAATTGTAATGATAATACATTCTTATATCAGTAAGGATAATAtgtttgtttggatttgatgaggatttgACTTAATTTTATTGTAGTGACAATACATCCGTATATTATCCGTGGAGAATTGCGTTTCTAAAGGTGTTTGATCTTATGTCAGGTTTGGTACTGTTTCGACATCGCTTGGATCCCAAGCATCTAAAAAACCAGAAGACCTAAAGAGGAAGGCTAGAGCAGAGAGGTTTGTCATGGAATGCTTTTTCAGAATTCTTGAATTTGATTCTACCAAATATTGggttatttgtttgttttgtattAAAGATTGTCATCAATCTCTTTATTGTTATCAGGTTTGGGCTTCCTGCCCCAGCTGTGGTAGGTGATGAGGATGCAAAGAAGAAGGCTCGTCTTGCTCGGTTTGCACCTATTTCCAAGACAGATACTAAAGCTGATCCTCAGGAAGAAGAAAAACGAAAAGCAAGGGCACTCAGGTATGTAGCACTCAAGGCCTGATGAttatattttctgtattttctcAATtgaggtttctttttgtttgttttaattctCCTGAATcgtttatgttatatttctagGTTTTCAAACACCTCAAAGGGTTATCTTACTCAAGTGAATGAAAAGGGTAACGTTGAGCTGGTAAGAGACTCTTGGTTTGATTTTTATAGGAACATTTTGTgtaagacttttttttttttttcctttttcattcTGCATCTTGCAGTGctgatctttattttttttaataaactagAAGGCAGCCATAGTGGGCAGCACTGGTGAAGGGGTCTGAAAAGAAGCTTCGTTTTCTTAGTAGTAAGTTAACTTTTATGAAATTTGGGAGCTATGCAACCAGTTTTAATCTACTTTCGATTCTGTTCCCCTTCTTGATTAGTATACAAGTATGTTATGTTTGTGTTCCTTGAGCTGCTTCAGTTTGTCTTATACTTCTGTTTCTTATGCAGGTATAGGATTCTAACATTTTTTGGTTCCCTCAAAGGCGTCCGTAACTGTACCTATCTCTGATTGCATGGATTATCAGGTCGAGTGTTTTCCCAATGGTCATTAGTTATCTTCTCCCAGTCACTGAACACAATTTGGCGACATAGGGGAGCGTTATTTCATGCTTGGTTTTGGTTCCTTTATCAATTTTCCTGGCGAGGCTTTGAATAATCAACAACTACCTACTTAGTGTTAACCTACCCTGCAATCTAACAAGAATGTCAGAAATTCAGTATTTATGACGTAGGGAAAATTTAGTACTTGAGGATGCATTAGTGGCAACTTTTGGGTGGTCATTCATCCAATTTACGTATACAAAGATAATATCTCGTAATTGTTTGCCTTGAATAAACATGATGCAGTGTTGAACAGAATTCTGAAGTTGGTTTGCTAAGTCTGCACCTTCTGATATGTTACTAGCTGTGCTGAAATGTGCTGATAACCAACTTAATCCATTATTGTGGGTTCCAGGTCTTAGTTTTCTAGGCAATCGATCCTTGTAATATTAGTTATTGGTGGTCaaattttaaacttttgatGGTGCGTTGAATGGTAAAAACATGTTATTTAAGAAGCAAAAGAGTCGAGCTCATGCACAGTTGAAGATGGCTGCAATAATGAAGTTTTGTTAGGGTGTTAGATATCTAGCTTGTTACTGGACCTGCATAGTTTTATTGACTTGTGTGCTAGCTTAAGTGAAGTGgat encodes:
- the LOC103433470 gene encoding protein MODIFIER OF SNC1 11, producing MNSTPNRGFWFLDFRSGTPSDLPPSSEVNSKENGSKADSEDTKTGSAAGDAAAPVTAIEKKMRRAERFGISVQLSEEEKRNSRAERFGTVSTSLGSQASKKPEDLKRKARAERFGLPAPAVVGDEDAKKKARLARFAPISKTDTKADPQEEEKRKARALRFSNTSKGYLTQVNEKGNVELC